The Clostridioides difficile genome has a segment encoding these proteins:
- the hisA gene encoding 1-(5-phosphoribosyl)-5-[(5-phosphoribosylamino)methylideneamino]imidazole-4-carboxamide isomerase, with translation MIIFPAIDIKDNKCVRLTQGDFDKVNVYYDNPLEVAYKWKNEGAEYIHIVDLNGARSEFGVNTKTIENIANNIKIPIQVGGGVRDKEKVQSLIKAGVTRVILGSIAIENMELVEELVNEYQEKIVVSIDAKDGKVAVRGWEVVSNVDSLTLCKQLEKIGVKTIVYTDISKDGMLQGPNFDIYEKISKETSLNVIASGGVTSIEDIKKLKNMNLYGAIIGKALYDKKIDFKEAQQLCLLGE, from the coding sequence ATGATAATATTTCCAGCAATAGATATAAAGGATAACAAGTGTGTAAGATTAACTCAAGGTGATTTTGATAAAGTAAATGTATATTATGATAATCCATTAGAGGTAGCATATAAATGGAAGAATGAAGGTGCAGAATATATACATATAGTAGATTTAAATGGAGCTAGAAGTGAATTTGGCGTAAATACAAAAACGATTGAAAATATAGCAAACAATATAAAAATACCTATTCAAGTAGGTGGAGGGGTTAGAGACAAGGAAAAAGTTCAAAGTTTGATAAAAGCAGGTGTTACTAGAGTTATACTTGGAAGCATAGCAATTGAAAATATGGAGTTAGTTGAAGAATTGGTTAATGAGTATCAAGAGAAAATTGTTGTTTCAATTGATGCTAAAGATGGAAAGGTAGCAGTTAGAGGTTGGGAAGTTGTAAGTAATGTAGATTCTTTGACTTTATGCAAACAACTTGAAAAAATAGGAGTAAAAACTATTGTTTATACAGACATATCAAAAGATGGTATGCTTCAAGGTCCAAACTTTGATATATATGAAAAAATCTCAAAAGAGACATCTTTAAATGTTATTGCTTCTGGAGGCGTGACTTCTATTGAGGACATCAAAAAACTTAAAAATATGAACTTGTATGGAGCAATAATAGGTAAAGCACTTTATGATAAGAAGATAGACTTTAAGGAGGCTCAACAACTATGCTTACTAGGAGAATAA
- the hisH gene encoding imidazole glycerol phosphate synthase subunit HisH has protein sequence MNIIVDYGLGNIDSVSRGFKKAGIETKISNDLNEIKEANSLILPGVGAFRDSINALNKLDLVPIIKEHVSKGKFLIGICLGMQLLYEKSYEYGEYEGLGLIEGSIDKMDISLKVPHMGWNNLKFNKKNDDILKYIKEDDYVYFVHSYYANSSNEELVAFSEYEKKIPAIVRKDNVYGIQFHPEKSGEVGLNILRAYGEMIK, from the coding sequence ATGAATATAATAGTAGATTATGGTCTAGGAAATATAGATTCTGTATCCAGAGGTTTTAAAAAGGCTGGAATAGAAACTAAAATTTCTAACGATTTAAATGAAATAAAGGAAGCAAATTCACTAATACTTCCAGGTGTTGGAGCTTTTAGAGATTCTATAAATGCTTTAAATAAACTAGATTTGGTACCCATAATAAAAGAACATGTGTCAAAGGGAAAGTTTTTGATAGGCATATGTCTAGGCATGCAATTACTTTATGAAAAAAGCTATGAATATGGGGAGTATGAAGGGTTAGGTCTTATAGAAGGTAGTATTGATAAAATGGATATAAGTTTAAAAGTTCCGCATATGGGATGGAACAATCTAAAATTTAATAAGAAAAATGATGATATCCTTAAATATATTAAAGAAGACGATTATGTATACTTTGTTCATTCATATTATGCAAATTCATCAAATGAGGAGCTTGTTGCTTTTTCAGAGTATGAGAAGAAAATTCCAGCTATAGTTAGAAAAGATAATGTATATGGTATACAATTTCATCCTGAAAAAAGTGGAGAAGTAGGTTTAAATATATTAAGAGCATATGGGGAGATGATAAAATGA
- the hisF gene encoding imidazole glycerol phosphate synthase subunit HisF: MLTRRIIPCLDVRNGRVVKGKKFTDIVDVDSPEVLGKFYSDCGADELVFYDITASNEDRKTSLEFVSKVAENINIPFCVGGGVNKLEDFTNILRKGADKVSINSSAVKNPELIREASLKFGAQCVVLSIDAKKNEEGSWSVYIKGGREKTDLDAIKWAVKGVELGAGEIVVNSMDEDGMKNGYDIELLSKITSLVNVPVIASGGAGKMEDFYEAVKESNVDGILAASVFHFGEIKINDLKKYLKEMGVEVRL, from the coding sequence ATGCTTACTAGGAGAATAATACCATGTCTAGATGTACGAAATGGAAGAGTTGTAAAGGGGAAAAAGTTTACAGATATAGTGGATGTTGATAGTCCAGAAGTTCTTGGAAAATTTTATAGTGACTGTGGTGCAGATGAACTTGTATTTTATGATATAACTGCATCAAATGAAGATAGAAAGACATCTTTAGAATTTGTATCTAAAGTTGCAGAAAATATAAATATACCATTTTGTGTAGGTGGAGGAGTAAATAAATTAGAAGATTTTACTAATATTTTAAGAAAAGGTGCTGATAAAGTTTCTATAAATTCATCAGCAGTAAAAAATCCTGAATTAATAAGAGAAGCTTCATTAAAGTTTGGTGCACAATGTGTAGTTTTATCAATAGATGCAAAAAAAAATGAAGAAGGCTCATGGAGTGTATATATAAAGGGTGGAAGAGAAAAAACAGATTTAGATGCAATTAAATGGGCAGTTAAAGGTGTTGAACTTGGAGCTGGAGAGATTGTTGTAAATAGCATGGATGAAGATGGAATGAAAAATGGATATGATATAGAGTTGTTGTCAAAAATAACTTCTTTAGTAAATGTACCTGTTATAGCATCTGGAGGGGCTGGGAAGATGGAAGATTTTTATGAAGCAGTCAAAGAATCCAATGTAGATGGAATTTTAGCAGCATCTGTTTTTCATTTTGGAGAGATAAAAATAAATGATTTAAAGAAGTATTTAAAAGAAATGGGTGTAGAAGTAAGATTGTAA
- a CDS encoding amino acid permease codes for MGNSELKKTLGVSAALSTVVGSVIGAGVFFKPQAVYTLTGGAPGLGILAWLIAGIITITAGLTAAEVSVAIPKTGGMMVYIKEIYGDKLGFLTGWMQIVLFYPGMMAALGVIFGEQASALIGNSSLLLPIAIGIIVIVAGLNMLGSKTGGAIQTISTICKLIPLILIMIVGFIKGGGDNPILSPMVGEGLSLGSVIGQVLIAILFAFDGWMNVGTLAGEMKNPGKDLPKAIIGGLSVVMAVYFVINLAYLWVLPASELATYASPASAVAEVIFGSIGGKIISVGILISVFGALNGFLLTGSRVAYTLATDKTLPKYKVFSKLNSAQVPANSITLVSVLAAIYALSGQFNLLTDLAVFATWIFYVLTFIGVMKLRKTHPDIPREYKVPLYPIVPIIAIVSGIFVVVNQLCFAGMKTTMISVGGLIITAIGLPVYAYMTKRTKNESN; via the coding sequence ATGGGAAATAGTGAGCTAAAAAAGACTCTTGGCGTATCTGCAGCGTTATCAACTGTTGTAGGTTCAGTAATAGGAGCAGGTGTATTTTTTAAACCACAAGCAGTGTATACATTAACTGGAGGAGCTCCAGGACTTGGTATATTGGCATGGTTAATAGCAGGAATCATAACTATAACAGCTGGGCTTACAGCTGCAGAGGTATCAGTTGCAATACCAAAAACTGGTGGAATGATGGTATATATAAAAGAGATTTATGGAGATAAATTAGGATTTTTAACTGGATGGATGCAAATTGTATTATTTTATCCTGGTATGATGGCAGCATTAGGTGTCATATTTGGAGAGCAAGCATCAGCTTTAATTGGTAATTCATCATTATTACTTCCAATAGCAATTGGAATTATAGTAATAGTTGCAGGGCTGAATATGTTGGGTTCAAAAACTGGAGGAGCTATACAAACAATTTCTACTATATGTAAATTAATACCACTTATATTAATAATGATTGTTGGATTTATTAAAGGTGGTGGAGATAATCCAATACTTAGTCCTATGGTTGGTGAAGGATTAAGTTTAGGTAGTGTAATAGGTCAAGTTTTAATTGCTATATTATTTGCATTTGATGGATGGATGAATGTTGGTACTTTGGCTGGAGAAATGAAAAATCCAGGAAAAGACCTTCCAAAAGCTATAATAGGTGGATTATCAGTAGTTATGGCTGTTTACTTTGTAATAAACTTAGCATATCTTTGGGTATTACCAGCTAGTGAATTAGCTACTTATGCTTCACCAGCATCAGCAGTTGCTGAGGTTATATTTGGTTCAATAGGTGGAAAAATAATATCTGTAGGCATATTAATTTCAGTATTTGGAGCATTAAATGGATTCTTATTAACTGGTTCAAGAGTGGCCTATACTTTGGCAACAGATAAAACTTTGCCTAAATATAAGGTGTTTTCTAAATTAAATTCTGCTCAAGTTCCAGCAAATTCTATAACATTAGTATCTGTTCTTGCAGCTATTTATGCTTTATCAGGTCAATTTAATTTATTAACTGATTTAGCAGTATTTGCTACTTGGATATTCTATGTATTGACATTTATAGGGGTAATGAAGCTTAGAAAAACTCACCCAGATATACCAAGAGAATACAAAGTACCATTATATCCAATTGTTCCAATAATAGCTATAGTGAGTGGTATATTTGTCGTAGTTAATCAATTATGCTTCGCAGGTATGAAAACTACTATGATATCTGTTGGAGGTCTTATAATAACAGCTATAGGCTTACCAGTGTATGCTTATATGACTAAAAGAACAAAAAATGAGTCTAACTAG
- the hisIE gene encoding bifunctional phosphoribosyl-AMP cyclohydrolase/phosphoribosyl-ATP diphosphatase HisIE, whose amino-acid sequence MNDNYNNVCSEELEEFIKNVKFDDKGLVPTVVQDVMSKDVLMLAYMNEESIKKTLKEKIACYFSRSRQELWTKGETSGNIQKVVKISYDCDVDTILLLVEQTGVACHTGNYSCFYRDLFDDTNQIDLEVQKNTLKELYDLINERKNNPIEGSYTNYLFDKGLDKILKKVGEESSEVIIASKNEDKSELIYEISDLVYHTLVLMIEKDVEIDEIKKELIKRRK is encoded by the coding sequence ATGAATGATAACTATAATAATGTGTGTAGTGAAGAACTTGAAGAATTTATAAAAAATGTTAAATTTGATGATAAAGGATTAGTTCCTACTGTTGTTCAAGATGTAATGAGTAAAGATGTATTGATGTTAGCATATATGAATGAGGAATCTATAAAGAAAACTTTAAAAGAAAAAATAGCTTGTTACTTTAGTAGAAGTAGACAAGAACTATGGACTAAAGGTGAGACATCTGGAAATATTCAAAAAGTAGTCAAGATTTCTTATGATTGTGATGTAGATACAATATTACTTTTAGTTGAACAAACAGGTGTAGCTTGCCATACAGGTAATTATTCTTGTTTTTATAGAGATTTATTTGATGATACTAATCAAATTGACCTTGAAGTACAAAAAAATACATTAAAAGAATTATATGATTTAATAAATGAAAGAAAAAACAATCCTATTGAGGGGTCTTATACTAACTATCTTTTTGACAAAGGTCTGGATAAAATTCTTAAAAAAGTTGGAGAGGAAAGTAGTGAAGTAATTATAGCTTCAAAAAATGAAGATAAAAGTGAACTTATTTATGAAATTAGTGACCTAGTGTACCACACATTAGTTTTAATGATAGAAAAAGATGTTGAAATTGATGAAATAAAAAAAGAATTAATTAAAAGAAGAAAATAG
- a CDS encoding MBL fold metallo-hydrolase translates to MKVISLIENISGSKNLKSEHGLSLFLEVNDKRYILDTGKSGNFIENAKNLNIDLLNLDALVISHNHSDHIGGIDKFFEINKDINVYIKSQAKLYEYFYHNENQQENYYIGNRKGLFEDFNKNFIWIDNFYKLSENLYIFSDKNNNKDFFCRDKNLLKFKDNMFIEDDFKHELFLVYVDGDYVSIISSCSHSGIVNIAHTVKKYFPDKSIKFIIGGFHMDNLSKQGGLNCSTEYIDNVIKELNTIGFQKIYTFHCTGLVAFDYMKELLGDKIEYFKTGDFLEV, encoded by the coding sequence ATGAAGGTAATTTCTTTAATTGAAAATATTTCTGGTTCCAAAAACTTAAAATCTGAACATGGTTTATCTTTGTTTTTAGAGGTTAATGATAAAAGATATATATTAGATACAGGAAAAAGTGGAAATTTTATAGAAAATGCTAAAAATTTAAACATTGATTTATTAAATTTAGACGCACTTGTAATATCTCATAATCATTCAGACCATATTGGTGGTATAGATAAATTTTTTGAAATTAATAAAGATATTAATGTTTATATAAAATCTCAAGCTAAATTATATGAATATTTCTACCATAACGAAAATCAGCAAGAAAACTACTATATAGGAAATAGAAAGGGATTATTTGAAGATTTTAATAAAAACTTTATTTGGATAGATAATTTTTATAAACTTAGTGAAAATCTTTACATATTTTCCGATAAAAACAATAATAAAGATTTCTTTTGTAGAGATAAAAATCTGTTAAAATTTAAAGACAATATGTTCATTGAAGATGATTTTAAACATGAATTATTCTTAGTGTATGTGGATGGAGACTATGTATCAATAATAAGTAGTTGTAGTCACAGTGGAATTGTAAATATCGCTCATACTGTTAAAAAATACTTTCCAGATAAATCAATCAAGTTTATTATTGGAGGATTTCATATGGATAATTTATCAAAACAAGGTGGGCTTAATTGTTCTACAGAATACATAGATAATGTCATAAAGGAACTTAACACAATTGGTTTTCAGAAAATATATACATTCCATTGTACAGGACTAGTTGCATTTGATTACATGAAAGAATTACTTGGAGACAAAATAGAGTATTTTAAGACAGGTGACTTTTTAGAGGTGTAA